A part of Bufo bufo chromosome 7, aBufBuf1.1, whole genome shotgun sequence genomic DNA contains:
- the BICDL2 gene encoding BICD family-like cargo adapter 2 codes for MFGTRTAQGVVIDLGYWSLVRWSRCCGGLTLLHLFPSFTHLMTSGDAETREGAPHSWDGGMASPTMEEHFYPFLIERRPSYLEEDEEGRREEDLGLALERKDKDLLLAAELGKALLERNDYLEKEREALEEELRETRERLEQEKHALRLRMEAKDGEWKAQITDLESDLSAARQQIRQLTAEHRECGRESASAAQELSEQNQRLLEQLAQVSQVESSLTLQLESLREENRELTLRRGQFAPVLQSLQSENALLLEKKRDMESQIKTLREDNERAQSLMFHLKETVLQLERWKNETEAKMQEKLLEVEGLRDSQRSLQIQVGELQDELKMRDSHFALQDSRYSLHSELQETSGVPEHESTSMNPSLQFEGHTFGSESHMSTYKTQREREMIQEKEEEIGRLQDVVNLQHIEIKSLQEELQKLRKMLQQNDHDSVLRQAVSDRDEAIMKKGELELELAKCRLEKESMSRQLLSAVEQKVLLSQELEAWEDDMQIVINQQLKSQREQERTSESSPSTPTRRDSRRRPRDGGSGIFSIFKRL; via the exons atgtttggTACCCGCACCGCGCAGGGCGTGGTCATAGATTTAGGGTACTGGAGCCTCGTGCGGTGGTCCCGCTGCTGTGGGGGTCTCACCCTTCTTCATTTGTTCCCCAGCTTCACCCATCTAATGACCTCGGGGGACGCGGAGACTCGGGAGGGCGCCCCCCACAGCTGGGATGGTGGCATGGCCTCCCCCACCATGGAGGAACATTTCTACCCCTTCCTGATAGAGAGACGACCGTCCTacctggaggaggatgaggaggggcGCCGGGAGGAGGACCTCGGCCTGGCCCTGGAGAGGAAGGACAAGGACCTGCTCCTGGCAGCAGAACTGGGCAAGGCCCTCCTGGAGAGGAACGACTACCTGGAGAAGGAGCGCGAGGCGCTGGAGGAGGAGCTGAGGGAGACCCGCGAG CGCCTGGAGCAGGAGAAGCACGCCTTACGGCTGAGGATGGAGGCGAAGGACGGCGAATGGAAGGCGCAAATCACCGACCTGGAGAGCGACCTGAGCGCCGCCCGACAACAGATCCGACAACTCACCGCCGAGCACCGAGAGTGCGGCAGAGAGAGCGCCAGCGCCGCGCAGGAGCTGAGCGAGCAGAACCAGCGCCTCCTGGAGCAGCTGGCACAg GTTTCTCAGGTGGAATCGTCTCTGACTCTGCAGTTGGAGTCTCTAAGAGAAGAGAATCGGGAGCTGACGCTGAGACGAGGACAATTCGCCCCCGTACTGCAAAGTCTGCAGAGCGAG AATGCTCTCTTGCTGGAGAAGAAGAGAGACATGGAGTCTCAAATTAAAACTCTTCGGGAGGACAATGAGCGAGCACAGAGCCTGATGTTCCACCTAAAAGAGACCGTCCTGCAGCTGGAGAGATGGAAGAATGAGACAGAGGCAAAG ATGCAGGAAAAACTGTTAGAAGTTGAGGGTCTAAGAGACAGTCAGCGGTCCCTGCAGATACAAGTGGGAGAGCTACAGGATGAGCTGAAGATGAGAGACAGTCACTTTGCTCTCCAAGACAGCCGCTACTCTCTGCATTCTGAGCTGCAAGAGACATCAGGAGTCCCAGAACATGAG AGCACCTCAATGAACCCATCGCTCCAGTTTGAGGGACACACATTTGGGAGCGAAAGTCACATGTCCACATACAAAACACAAAGAGAACGAGAAATGATCCaggagaaagaagaggagattggGAGACTGCAAGATGTG GTCAACCTTCAACACATAGAGATAAAATCTCTGCAGGAGGAACTTCAGAAACTGCGCAAAATGCTACAGCAGAATGACCACGACAGTGTCCTGAGACAAGCGGTGTCCGACCGTGATGAAGCAATTATGAA GAAGGGGGAGCTGGAATTGGAGTTGGCAAAATGTCGTCTGGAAAAGGAGTCAATGAGTCGTCAGCTCCTCAGTGCGGTGGAGCAGAAGGTGTTACTGAGCCAGGAGCTGGAGGCTTGGGAG GACGACATGCAGATTGTTATCAACCAGCAGCTGAAGTCCCAGAGAGAGCAGGAGAGGACATCCGAGAGCTCACCCTCCACCCCCACCAGAAGAGACAGCCGCCGGAGACCACGCGATGGTGGCAGTGGCATCTTCTCAATCTTCAAGAGGCTCTAA